The region AGAAGAGATACTGAAGAACAGGAGGGTTTTCATCGTGATCCGATCATGACCTGACCTGACCAATACATCCCCATTTCCAGATGGCCGTTGAAATAAACCTCGCTCTGGACAAGTACTTCCCCGTCAGCTCCGAAGTCCAAATAATCAGTGAGCCGGGCCGCTTCTTCCCATCGACAGCCTACACGCTGGCTGTCAATGTCGTCAGTAAGAGGGTGGACATCAAGAAGTCCAGTGATGGTAAGTTTGTGCCAAGTTTGTCACATGCTCTGGAATTAAGCTCTATCAGTCTGGCACAGCTCTGCATACagagtctgaacacacaacatacttCATGTCACCTGTAAGATGGCAACTGTTTCTTCTCATTCAGCTCTAAACCCCAACTTCCCCCCCACTtacttcccccctctctcacagacaAAGAAGACAGGGCCAAGGAGAAGATCGTTAATTACTTTGTGAATGATGGGCTCCACTCTTCATTTAGATTCGTAATTTTCCACGATACCTACGTCCTGCCAAGTGCACAAAAGGTACGAACAAAAGCAAACGCTGTATTCCAACATGCCACCGCTATTATAAATtcatcagccacaataacttgTAATGTAACGCTGTATAATCCATGTGTACCATGCGCTCATTCGGTCCTATTTAGCACTTGAtcttatccatttcttcccaGGCATTCATGACATATATTATCACATATTATTAcataaccccttaagtatcgccccgaTTCTTGAcccaagcttaaaaatgacggacccaaaataaaatggttactatacttgaaccattttgactacaggcataatcctggtcttgTCTAAAAGGTATCTCTTTGGGGTTTGCTTGCCCAGTTTcggaattactccaaatattatgaaaacaaagttacagaaactcAAACATTTCTCCGAGAAGAAATGTTCTGTATttggatacagattattattgctgtggcatgtgtgcttagaaacagtggagccaagtcacaacactggacaaatcccctttctaATCTAGGTCTAgacagttttccaaaaattgAGATTCCAAAATGACACTTAGTAGTGCAAACCTTCAATGCTTTTAGTAGTGTCCAAACATTAATTTCAGGCTCCATGTTTTCAGAATGCCCTTTTCAGTTACTATATCCCTGTCTCACTGCAGAAAAGCAAGTCAGGTGAGCGTGTCTACCCCAGCACCATCTTCGGCCAGACCTGTGATGGGCACGACCTCATTGTGGAAGAATATAACCTGCCGGATATACAGGTGGGCCAATGGATGATATTCTACCACATGGGGGCCTACTCCATCACCACTGCCACCAACTTCAACGGCTTCCCGAAGCCAAAAACCAACTTTGTGATGGCCCCGATATTATGGTATGTGCCAGAGTATGTTAcgttttctttctgtttcctaATATTTGCCCTGATTTGATAGAACCAATTCTAAGGCCTGGCAAGAAATCATAGATTGTGTCTGGAGATTTGTTCAAGAAGCCGACAGCAAGGCTTCCAGCATACTTCTGAACTCCTAATTTGGGCCTCCATTCAAAAAGTGGtttgataatgacaacatgCGTTTCAATagcaaatgaaaagaaatacgTGGAAGAAATGCAAAGTAAACAAAGTCACACAGCaactctagctgctgaatgccaTTGTAGGTCCTGATCTtcattgaccccccccccccccacccccctccctttcctgtCTCCAGGCAACAGCTTCAGGAGATCTCTGCTAAGGCGGGCCAAGATCGTTTGAAGCTGTGCTGTCTCAACGCTGACTTGGATGCCGTCTGCACAGCGATGCCTGGCCCCACCCGCAAGTGGAGAGCTaaaggggggaaggggaagtagagagggtgagaggcaaGAGCGTGTATCTTAATCCTTTCTCGATGGTGTAGGGTgtggattttctttttgattAATTGGAGAAATACTTACAGATAATTAA is a window of Conger conger chromosome 1, fConCon1.1, whole genome shotgun sequence DNA encoding:
- the LOC133129357 gene encoding ornithine decarboxylase 1-like — encoded protein: MAVEINLALDKYFPVSSEVQIISEPGRFFPSTAYTLAVNVVSKRVDIKKSSDDKEDRAKEKIVNYFVNDGLHSSFRFVIFHDTYVLPSAQKKSKSGERVYPSTIFGQTCDGHDLIVEEYNLPDIQVGQWMIFYHMGAYSITTATNFNGFPKPKTNFVMAPILWQQLQEISAKAGQDRLKLCCLNADLDAVCTAMPGPTRKWRAKGGKGK